A region from the Triticum aestivum cultivar Chinese Spring chromosome 3D, IWGSC CS RefSeq v2.1, whole genome shotgun sequence genome encodes:
- the LOC123078682 gene encoding GDSL esterase/lipase At1g28600, with the protein MASSASVSVSGRGGGFLLPAAVLLAVAVIHARGAPAAPCVPRVFSFGDSLADTGNFPFLYGNDSREPALRTPYGETFFRRATGRFSDGRLIVDFIADTMGLPFVRPYLSGRTAEDFASGANFAVGGAMALGPDFFRGRGVPMGDRMHLGVEMKWFHDLLDLLCPADRADCMGMMNQSLFLVGEIGGNDYNIPLLSRVPFEKIRTFTPSVVAKISSTVTELIGLGAKTLVVPGNLPIGCVPNYLMIFKSDKKEDYEPETGCLRWMNEFSKYHNRLLIDELEKLRKLHPGVSIIYADYYGAAMEIYRSPEQFGIDHPLAACCGGGGPYGVSMTARCGYGEYKVCDDPQKYGSWDGFHPSEAAYKGIAIGLLRGTYTQPSISTTISSCPQLTELGSSVEYKVLYDL; encoded by the exons ATGGCTTCCTCtgcctccgtctccgtctccgggAGAGGAGGAGGCTTCCTCTTACCGGCCGCGGTGCTGCTAGCGGTGGCGGTGATACACGCGCGGGGGGCTCCCGCGGCGCCGTGCGTTCCGCGGGTGTTCAGCTTCGGGGACTCGCTGGCGGACACGGGCAACTTCCCCTTCCTCTACGGCAACGACTCCCGCGAGCCCGCGCTCAGGACGCCCTACGGGGAGACATTCTTCCGCCGCGCCACCGGCCGCTTCTCCGACGGCCGCCTCATCGTCGACTTCATCG CGGACACGATGGGGCTGCCGTTCGTGCGGCCGTACCTGAGCGGGCGAACCGCGGAGGACTTCGCGTCCGGGGCCAACTTCGCGGTCGGCGGCGCCATGGCGCTGGGCCCGGACTTCTTTCGGGGGAGAGGGGTGCCCATGGGCGACCGCATGCACCTTGGCGTCGAGATGAAATGGTTCCACGACCTGCTCGATCTGCTCTGCCCCGCCGACCGGGCTG ATTGCATGGGCATGATGAATCAATCTCTCTTCTTGGTTGGAGAAATTGGGGGCAATGATTACAACATACCTCTTCTCTCTAGGGTTCCCTTTGAGAAGATTCGCACGTTCACTCCGAGTGTTGTTGCCAAAATTTCTTCTACAGTCACT GAGTTGATTGGTCTGGGAGCCAAAACATTGGTAGTTCCTGGTAACCTCCCCATCGGGTGCGTTCCGAACTACCTGATGATATTCAAGAGTGACAAGAAGGAAGATTATGAGCCAGAGACTGGTTGCCTACGGTGGATGAACGAATTCTCGAAGTACCACAACAGACTTCTCATTGATGAGTTGGAAAAGTTGCGCAAGCTTCATCCTGGCGTGTCAATAATCTATGCCGATTACTATGGAGCTGCTATGGAGATCTACCGTTCCCCGGAACAATTTG GGATCGATCACCCTTTAGCAGCATGCTGCGGTGGAGGAGGACCCTATGGTGTGTCCATGACTGCAAGATGTGGATATGGAGAATACAAGGTGTGTGATGATCCACAAAAGTATGGATCATGGGATGGTTTCCATCCCTCAGAAGCTGCATATAAGGGCATCGCAATTGGCCTTCTAAGAGGAACATACACACAGCCTTCAATTTCTACCACCATCAGTTCATGCCCACAACTTACTGAACTCGGCTCCTCCGTTGAATACAAGGTCCTCTATGATTTGTAA